The Rosa chinensis cultivar Old Blush chromosome 7, RchiOBHm-V2, whole genome shotgun sequence DNA segment TTGAAAGGAATTACCGAACTGTTGTGCGATAGGCAACACCCAAAGATCGGATTCCTCTtctatttactttttttttttaaaagtcgtaatttttaatttgtatataccttgcattttattttaattctagTTACTTATATCCTTCACTTTGTGTGTTGTTTAGGTGTGTATGAATCTTATAGCTCAATCAAGTGAAGAGCATCCATCTCCTCCAAGCACACCAAGTGACGATCAGGACTATATCATTCAAGAGGATAGTGGTGAAGAGTTGCCGAGTCATTTAACAATTGGACTAGAGATTTGAGTGAGCTTCCTATATTTGAGATGTTTGAAGGCTTAAGGGTTAAGGTTATGGAGAATATGTCTAAGAGGAAGGTTGCAGGCAAGAGGTGGACCACTATTTTGTGTCCTCCAATAGAGGCTTTGTTGAAGAAATCAATGGATATTGGGCGGCATTGGGCTGTTAGTATGTCTTGTGAGACTGTTTTTGAAGTTCATTTAGATAAATCGGTGGCAGTTGATCTTGGGAACAACACTTGCTTTTGCCGTCAATGGCAAATTAATTCATTCCCATGTTCACATGCTCTTACTGCAATCCAAAAGGTTGGAGTGGAACCTGTGTATAGTTACATTGAGGCGTTTTACACCTGTCAAAGCTACATGGATTCCTACGAGCATGGTATTCATCCTATACCAAATATGGAGAAGTTTTATGAAGATGCAGCTAGTTCAACTTTTGTTGTTAAGCCTCCATTGGTTAGGAGGCCATCTCGCTGGCCAAAATCTGTTCGAATGAAGTTTGCAGCAGAAGGAGGCATGAGGAGGCGTATCAAGTGTGGCCGGTGTGGTGAGTTGGGGCGCCACAACAAGATAACGTGTACTGCGCCAATCTGAAAGCTGGAAGTAGTACATGAACAGATGAAGTATCtttttacaacattgacaatagTTTTCTATAACAATTTGAATAGCTTTTTATACCATTTGGAGTAGCCGTTACTATACTGTCATTCTTTTACAGAGTATAGTTTTTACTTGTGTTGGCAACTATAAATGAACAGAGTATCTTTATACAACATTAACAGTATCTTTTTATCACCTTTGCAGTATCTGTTTATATGATTGAGAGTATCTTTTGATCAACTTTATCTAATGATTTCGAcataaaatttcaaaacaaacCTGGAAATGGacattaaaaaagaaaactaaagctGAAACTAACAAAATAGACATCAATTTCCATCCAATATTAGAGCTCAAAATTAAACATAAAGCTAGTGTTAACAGTTAGTAAAGGCACTGTCAGTACTTCAAAATACTACTGTCAGCCCGACGTCATTTTCTATCAAATATCAAAGCTGGAAATTAAACAGCATCAAGGTACTGTCCACACATGAAAAATCAACTTTCATAGCCTCAAAAACCTACTGTCACCACTACATAAAGCTACTATTT contains these protein-coding regions:
- the LOC112177461 gene encoding uncharacterized protein LOC112177461, with product MFEGLRVKVMENMSKRKVAGKRWTTILCPPIEALLKKSMDIGRHWAVSMSCETVFEVHLDKSVAVDLGNNTCFCRQWQINSFPCSHALTAIQKVGVEPVYSYIEAFYTCQSYMDSYEHGIHPIPNMEKFYEDAASSTFVVKPPLVRRPSRWPKSVRMKFAAEGGMRRRIKCGRCGELGRHNKITCTAPI